TGAATAAGGATATCATTGTTAGAGGTGCGActaaagtgtgtggtactgcgattTTATGAAGAATGTGTGGTGATGCATCGTTGAAAGACGAAATTCAAgcaaatatctaaaaaaagaaagaagcacCCAAGAGAACACTGAAAATCACAGACATTAGCAATGAGGAGAGAAATAGATTTGGAAGagattaaaatcacaaaaataaacaGTTCAATTACAAGTCATTAAAGTAGAGATGAAATCAAAACAGcaatatatacaattttcaacaaaccagaagACTTCAAAactcactgaaaaaaatgaaactacaattggttcattttaaacaatgcaggcatttcttttgattttaaaataattcttaacctCGGTACTGGAACCCTGCGTAATCCCAAAGTGATTGAAGTAAATACTGCTTCTTTATTgtcatttgataataataaaaacaaaagcagacaaaagaaaaaaaaggaaaaaaggggaTTTGGTAGGTtgctttctaatttttcttttcgcttttttatttttgtccaaacagaaaattgtttttcttttcttttataggaaaaaattgtcatctttttttaattgcaataggaAACTttgatggtggttgtccaaaCTTGGTCGTTAGATTCACAGATTCATTAACGTTTTTAATGTTGTGACATTTTAGGACACCATTTCATGAAATAAGTTTAGACAATGTAAATAAGAATTCTAAAGATTTGGTATTTTGACATAAATAACGCGTGATTCTTTAAAACCCTTCCAGAATTTGTTCTTAAGAGGATCACCTTCCAATATTTCTTCAGTAACATTGAAAACTGGGCAGCCATTTAGGAGTACTTTAACTTGCTGATATCTCAATAAATCTGTTTCGGGATGTCTAGGATCACGATACCATTTTTGAACCAATAATGGGCAAACACGATTCCCTTGTATTATTCCAATGATGTACTGGTGGGTTTCATCTACTACAGCTTTTATAAGGCCTTGACTCATCAGATATACATGACCTGGTTCAAGttcacaaaaataaactttaagtaaAATTGGATCGGGATGAACTTGAACTGCGCCTTCTCTAAATCTCCAGGCTAAGTCTGCAAAAAGAAAGCTTGAAAGGAAAATCAAGTAACCGAGAAATCATTAGATCAACCCACGCAAATCAAACAACAAGTAAGCTCTTTAAAAAGATCCACTTGTTTGAGATATAATCGTATTTACTTTATCAATTTAAAGAGCACCGAGAGTTTAGAGAGAAAAATCTTAAGTTGAACAATATTAAAGAGAAAATAAGTATAGTCCAATTAATAATGAATTGCTAATGATAATGGATAATCTATTTACCAACAGGTTTAGTGAAAATCACTAAGATAAAAGAGATAACACCAatcaatagtttcattttcttgaCGAACAAAAAACCTACTTATGCAGAACCCTGATAAGAAAGTAACTAATGAAGATTCTTAAACATTTGTCAAGATATAACCTAGTTGCTATCTTATCTTTCCTACCAGATTATTTGTATTTCAATCCTCTGCTCTTCTACCAGTTGAATTaggaaaatactttaaatttatgaCATAATTATCTACAATCAAGAGATAAAATTTACCGTTACATGTTTTTGCATGATCGAAAATTGTTTGCTTGGCAAAATTGGTTTTGTAAGGCATGATAACATCGAATCCACCAAAGTAATTTTAGTTTTCATATTTTGATCTATGATAGAATTATGCCCAATGATTTTCTTCtctatttcacaatatttaattttaaaaaataatctaatttactttgatctttttaatattattatatttgccAATGGGATCAGTCAGAAAATTTCTTAGATGAAACACtggataaattaatataatataaatacccTCGTCCATTTTATCTGAATTAATTCACATTCAATATGATACATTTGAGGAAAAACGAACGGTGGTCGTAAGTACCTTCCATGTTTTTTCGTCATAGATAAACTAATTTCACGGCTAATCCGATAGTTAGGAAAAATTCTGACTGACCACGAATAACAAACGTATCCTTTTGAAATGGGTTAATCAATTCGACTATAAGATGGTCAAGTCGAATATCCAAGAACGTCAATGCGACTATCTAAAATAATCTGTTCGTCCATCCGAAATGATCAAATCAACCCTCTACGATGATCGGTTTGGTCCGCTATGATGATCTGTTCGATCCTCTGCGATGATCCGCTCGGTTCTCTGTTTAACTATCTAGAAGGTTATGTGATATTTGACCCTTAAATGTGGTCAGTCTTCACATCTGCATATCcagaatgatttttcatttttcatcgtGTCAAGTTTGTGAATTCTATAGCGAAGAACCTTTTTGTAATTTGGACAGTTTCAAGTCTTAAattgtctaaataaaaaattcaaatactggcAGCTATTTTGATCTAGGATTTAAACCTAATATGGTTCACTTTGGAGGATCAATGAAAATTGAGGAGCATAACTTCAGTGCACACTAactcaaatgttcaaaatacatctttttctaaaaagttgtGCACATATTTGAAATTCACTGTTCACAatgactgaatttaaaaaaaaaaccccatCAGGCTTacttaaatttcagttttaaacagTACTTTCTTCacgaatatataaatttaaaaccgaCACTACCGAGTTTACTTCTTAGAATGAGAAAACCCTAGAAAAATAATCAGGATAACTAAATTTTGATTCTGAATTCCCTGCTATTGTCGATTTTTGCAGAACATTGATTACTGCTAACTTCAACTTATGCAAATCGATTTTTAATCCTTGATCGAGATTTACTGATATCTGCAAACAAACATTTATAGCTTCAACACTCATGAATTTAATAATCGGaactaagagattaattttgtaaatttgatcaGATGGCTCATTTAGCTCAAACAGCTAGAAATCTATGTGACACAGCTATATTAtttggaagacgaaatccagctaaacggttagctgggacagctGAAGCTTTTATTTGAGTGTACAAACCTAATCAAAATTTTAGACACAATATTAGGAGAAACGCAATGGCTGGATGCAATTCTGGATGCACTATAAAAAGAATAAGGTTTAGCAATAAGACAATCGCCCTTCATATGCGTCACACTTAAATTGAAGCACCGGAAGggataacgttgtatcaacaacAATGActtcagtttttatattttaatcgtcGTTCAGGAGATTTCTGCTCAAAGATTTTCTGTTATAATGCACAGCATAtcattgaagaagaaaaaaacaattttataacaaaaggtttcaaaaagaatttcttaaatttaatataattatttaaatattattttatttaccaatgGAATCAGTGAAAAAGACGACGAACAAATCCAGAAAACTCTATCAATCTTTCAGCGAAAAAGTTATCTTGCAGAAAAGGCATTGTCCTTTGGCTGTTTTGTTTTGAATgacgtgaatatatttttcacacacaaataattatttagctgaaaaattagttgaatctaGTAGCATAAGGAATATTTTAGCTTTAAACGAAATCTGGTTGAAGCAAATGAAAATTCTCTCAACAttaaattcgaaacgaaattccATTAAAGTCAAAAAACATCACCTTGAACAAAGCGGACATTTCTTCGAGTGATTGTGtgcatatttaatgtatttactttgtgaaaatcacttttagaatatctgttttcgaaattaaataaaaaagtacagtATTATTTTGTGTCAAGGTTGCCAAAAATGGATAAACTAATAATCGCAGAGGAAACAATTATTGTTGATTGTTTATAATAAGAGAATATTCGATGAGCTATTTTAATCTATAATCACAAATTTCTTCTTaaatactttatctacgaagaaatgTTCTGAACGAAGGTTGACCAGGACCCTGGAAGACATTAGACTGTACCATCAATTTTAACCTTGAGGTCAAGTTTCAAGGTCAAATGGAGGTGAGacccttttttttaataagaaccCTTATTTTTGACTGAGGATGATCAGAGCGAAAAATTTTACGTGAAAAATAATCCtcggaaaaatagtttttataaccGAGAAATCCTTGGAAAAATGGTAAGCGTTGATAAAATTTAAGTTCTCAACACacctttctaaaaaaatatgtattatgaaTATCCTAATTCTAAGATTTACTCCTCAGCATTACAAGACCTTacgtttttcaaaaagaaaaaaaattttttactttttgcgtctgagaaaattttaatttagacatAAAAATAGACAGAACCTAAGAATTTTGACATCTTGCAGACCTTAACCTCGAGAAATTTGAAAAACCTTCATGGttagtttatttttagttataaacacaCATGGGATAAGTAATTATGTtgactaaaattttatttgtcaacaCAAATTCCTGATGAAAGATTTGTTTTCAATACCTGAACTTCCAAACTTACTTCCTATAATGAGATAACCTTCAAAAGATTATTAGGataactaaatttcaattttgaatgcccTGCCATAGTCGGTTTTTGAACAACATTGATTTCTGCTAAATTCAAGTTCTGCAGGTCGATAATCGATCTTTGATCGGGATCAGCCCGAAACAGCCCGacaatgtttgaaatatataattagttttaatttctcTGACTATAATAATTTCTTTCTGTGGAATAGAAGTGAtgctaaaaactttcaaaaaaatctgaTTGAATTAGACCAAAAATACTATCCTTGAACTTCAAAAACTACCCCTTATTTGTTTGGACAAAAAATTGAACGTGTACCATCAGTAAATGACcctagtaaaaattcattttattaacgaaaaatattattaattatttactgtAATCTTTTTAGCATGTTTAAGGCATCAGTTTAATTGctcgaaactatttaaaaaaaagaaaaatatctatttatttgTTCAACCTTCAGTTTCTGATACAGAAAAATTCGTCCTGTTGTCTGCAGGCTGGTTTCAAAACGTTGAGTTAATTAAATTAGACTTTTTATGAGAGAAAGTGAATTGTAgtctaggttttttttttaaattagactctTAGTAAGGTTTACAAAAAGAAgttctttcttaaaataaaaattaagtttctgataagggattttatttcataaaagaaAGTTTGACCGTATCAATAAAAATCCTATACACTTGGTACCTTTGCATAAATCAAGCGTGATTGTTTAGAActctttcagaaatttttttctcagacTATCCGGTATTTCTTTAGTAATATTGGCAACTGAGCCACCATCTAGAAGTACTTTAACTTAATAATATAGCATTCGATTTATTGCAGGATATCTAGGATCACGATACTATTTTTGAGTCAATAATGGGAAAACTCGATTCCCCTCGATTATTCCAATGATGAACTGGCAGTTTTTATCTACTACAGCTTTTATGAGGCCTGGACCAATTAGATATACATAACCCTGTTCAAGTTcacaataattaactttaaataaaatgggATCAGGATAAATTCGAACAGAGTCTGATCTAGATGTTGAAACTAAATCTGCCAAAAGAAAGTGTAAAACGGCAATAAAATATTgtagtaaatattatatttaatttaccaATCACAGATTTTAGATGAACAAGAGAAAAGAGTTCACATACAGGGAAATATAGCAATgcccaggaaaaattaaaaataccagaCTCTCtctagaaataattataataattttatattaattacatatataataatataatagtaatatANNNNNNNNNNNNNNNNNNNNNNNNNNNNNNNNNNNNNNNNNNNNNNNNNNNNNNNNNNNNNNNNNNNNNNNNNNNNNNNNNNNNNNNNNNNNNNNNNNNNaattatataataattatatattataataagtaaattatagtttttaatgtaTTTACCAACAGGATAAGTGCAAATCACTAAGATAAAAGAGAGAATGCCAATAAAGAGCCTCATTTCCTTAACAAAAAAACCAACTTATGCAGAATCCTGATAAGAACtaatggaaattttcgaaaatttgtcaaaGTATATACCATTTGGTATCTTATCACTCCTTTgacattatttgtattttattgtttGGTTTCTGCgtcatttgaatcaataaaatactttgaatttatgAGATTAGCATTTATAATGCAGAGAAAATTTTACCGACACAAGTGTTTACGCAATgggaaaaataaatcattatctTTTTGAAGGAATGATTGTTTTTTcatacaataaaatttataagtgaGGAAATAGCATTGGATTGAAAAAGCGTCgcgaaaaatcatgaaaatgctgaagatgaaaatttagaaatgatgTCAAGCAGATTGATGACTAGCCGtcgccttttttaaaaatatccgaagaccggaaatacattttttattatagagGAAGAGAACCATTTATTGGCacctcaaaagaaaatttaattttcagagttTCTTGACTTTAGCCTGAAATCGAATCTAAGATGGTCAATTACTGTATAAGAAAAGACTCAGTCGAATATAGAGGATGACCTAGTCGAACATCCGAGATAATCAATTCAACATTTATGATGATTGGTTCGAGATACTGTTTGGTATCTGTTCAGGCATCTGTGATGATCAGTTGAGCTCTCTGTGATAGTCGAGCAGTCCATACGAGGTGATTAAGTTGACTCTCTGATATAAGTAATCTGAtcctcttttttataatttttagagataGTCAGTTTAACCATCTAGAAGTTTGTTCAATAGTTGACCCTCAATAGTAAACATTGATTTCTGCTAAATTAAAGTTCTGCAAATTGATAATCGATATTTGATCAAGATGTATTGtccctttaaaaaatcatttataacatCAATagtcatacatttttataaacggGACTAAGTAAATAATTTCGATGTGtaatttgttccaaaattcaaTTCCTAAGAGTTTTATCGATCGCCATTTAGGCCACatgattatataatttaattacgtGCTGAGTAGTTAAAATTGCATGacatataataattgatatcgaaatttttattaagttcatCATGAATACAGATATCAACACATTGCATCATTTTCATCCATTTTTGTATCAACTTGATACTTGGGACTTTTGTGTGTtcactataaaaataattacaattaccCGATgcgaaagatttaaaatgttaaacctttcaattaaaaaaatttttaagctgaaagttTGTACATTATGCTAAtcttaattctctaaaaatccaGAAAGGAAGAAATATTTatcttcaaataaacttttaattaaattttaaattaaaattaatttaaatgtttaaagtcaTATAATAATCGCATTCTCGTTTTTCATattgttttatttgtatttcaatattgtgattttttgaatataaagataatataatataaagaaataGACTTGAGGAAAAAGTAAAGTTTACGTATGTctccccaaaaaattaaaaaaattaataaggttAGCTACCCCCAAACACTTTTTATgttgtgtctatgataatacaTACTTTTTATACACAAAGATAATTAGGAAGATAGTTTTATAACAAACGAAGTGAAATAGAGTTAtcacaactttaaatatatgtaggggtggtttaccccctttttattattcttttattttgagaGAGAAAAATTGTGTTATTCATTCTTCATCACcaggaaacttttccagtaggtgtgatcgaaataatttttggattttacacACAAAGCTATACCATCGACTCTTGAGACCCCTACATTTGCAGGGTTGTTTGATccccttaaaatgtttttctgcaaataaaaaaaatacttgtcgCTAAGTGTTTCGAGTGCTACAACATATATCAAGGAGTATCAAATTGGCTAGGGACACCTCTAGTAACTTCCTTGTTATTAAGACAGACAACATCAAAAAGTTGTTCCTTCTCTTAATCTATAAATTAAGtctgcaaaaaaaaagtgtgaaacaGAAATAAGGTATTgtagtaaatattatatttgattaattaatcacAGCTTTTAGttgacaagaaaaaaataaatgaagtacAGAAAACTAGATTATTCACCAACAGGATCAGTGCAAATCGCTAA
This Belonocnema kinseyi isolate 2016_QV_RU_SX_M_011 chromosome 3, B_treatae_v1, whole genome shotgun sequence DNA region includes the following protein-coding sequences:
- the LOC117169315 gene encoding uncharacterized protein LOC117169315, which codes for MKLLIGVISFILVIFTKPVDLAWRFREGAVQVHPDPILLKVYFCELEPGHVYLMSQGLIKAVVDETHQYIIGIIQGNRVCPLLVQKWYRDPRHPETDLLRYQQVKVLLNGCPVFNVTEEILEGDPLKNKFWKGFKESRVIYVKIPNL